In Mycolicibacterium mucogenicum DSM 44124, the following are encoded in one genomic region:
- a CDS encoding response regulator — protein sequence MTTVLIVDDDPLIAEAHRTYVERLEGFSVAAVAHTAREAIQAATRATTTDEPIDLVLLDLGLPDASGISLASALSGLRPAPDIIAITSERDLEMVRAAVAHGALAYLLKPFTFAAFRDRLDRYQRYRTALPAGVDAASQAEVDRALAELRTSADKSTAPKGAATLTNDDIARAVRDSPDGLTADEAAKAVGVARVTAWRYLERLADDGTVTRRSEYGGTGRPKTRYLWR from the coding sequence ATGACCACCGTGCTGATCGTCGACGACGATCCCCTGATCGCCGAGGCGCACCGCACGTATGTCGAACGTCTGGAAGGGTTTTCCGTCGCCGCGGTGGCCCACACGGCACGCGAGGCCATCCAGGCCGCGACCCGGGCGACCACCACCGACGAGCCCATCGACCTGGTCCTGCTGGACCTCGGGCTGCCCGACGCCAGCGGCATCAGCCTGGCGTCGGCACTGTCCGGGCTGCGGCCGGCGCCGGACATCATCGCCATCACCTCCGAGCGCGATCTGGAGATGGTGCGCGCCGCCGTCGCGCACGGCGCACTGGCGTATCTGTTGAAGCCGTTCACCTTCGCGGCCTTCCGGGACCGGCTGGACCGCTATCAGCGGTACCGGACGGCCCTCCCCGCCGGGGTGGACGCCGCCAGCCAGGCCGAGGTGGACCGGGCCCTCGCCGAATTACGCACCAGCGCAGACAAATCCACGGCCCCGAAAGGTGCCGCGACACTGACCAACGACGACATCGCCCGCGCGGTGCGCGACAGCCCCGACGGGCTGACGGCCGACGAGGCGGCCAAAGCCGTCGGAGTTGCCCGGGTGACCGCGTGGCGCTATCTGGAACGGCTGGCCGACGACGGAACCGTCACGCGCCGAAGCGAATACGGCGGGACCGGCCGGCCCAAGACCCGCTACCTGTGGCGTTGA
- a CDS encoding DUF3060 domain-containing protein → MSRDDDPEARIRELERAMNEQARASELTEPGHAWSSRAAAPSNPYPAQYHRPQTTWPPQPLPPGVPSTAARRMILGVVVLAVIVGPVVAAIIFVTNLTGKKHPTFLTPNPGAPPSVSVAVPTPPGDESSVVVNGTTVMSGPGLVELPPQSDDPNRPIQVAGVRGQRTVACNDRPISISGVSNSVTITGHCSTVEVSGIENTVTVDAADKIVTSGMDNHVTYHSGNPEVPDPGRSNTVSRG, encoded by the coding sequence ATGAGTCGCGACGACGATCCAGAAGCCCGCATCCGCGAGCTCGAGCGCGCGATGAACGAACAGGCGCGGGCCTCGGAGCTGACGGAGCCCGGCCACGCGTGGTCCTCCCGCGCGGCGGCGCCGAGCAATCCGTACCCCGCCCAATACCACCGGCCTCAAACGACCTGGCCGCCGCAACCGTTGCCGCCGGGCGTGCCGAGCACCGCGGCACGCCGCATGATCTTGGGCGTCGTCGTCCTCGCCGTCATCGTCGGCCCGGTGGTCGCCGCCATCATCTTCGTCACCAACTTGACCGGCAAGAAGCACCCGACGTTTCTGACGCCCAACCCAGGGGCCCCGCCCAGCGTCTCGGTCGCCGTCCCGACCCCGCCCGGTGACGAATCCTCGGTGGTCGTCAACGGCACCACGGTCATGTCCGGTCCCGGCCTGGTCGAATTGCCGCCGCAGTCCGACGATCCCAACCGGCCCATTCAGGTCGCGGGCGTCCGCGGCCAGCGCACCGTCGCGTGCAACGACCGGCCGATCAGCATCAGCGGGGTGTCCAACAGTGTCACCATCACCGGGCACTGCTCGACCGTCGAGGTCTCCGGCATCGAGAACACCGTGACGGTCGACGCCGCCGACAAGATCGTCACGTCGGGCATGGACAACCACGTGACCTACCACTCCGGGAATCCGGAAGTTCCTGATCCGGGCCGGTCCAACACCGTCAGCCGCGGCTGA
- a CDS encoding MCE family protein: MTKPRPPLQPLPPVAAGQVHAPLNKDRTPPYKIAGLILALVAAAGMTLTWLQFRGTFDGKAQLYVLASRAGLSMDNGSKVTYNGVPIGRLKGSEVVAAPGEKAQAKLMLDVDPRYLAVLPRNVDVKLLATTVFGNKYISMTSPPDPAPQRLKPGDTVNAVSVTTEFNTLFETITAISEQVDPIKLNATLAAAAEALDGLGDKFGQSLVNGNVILADLNQRMPSIRHDNRALADLAEVYANASPDLWDGLKNAVTTERTLNDQRGNIDQALMASVGFGNTGGDIFERGGPYLVRGAQDLIPTAQVLDKYSPEIDCGIRALPRAVQATSFAVGGNGYSLISHTALVGSANQYVYPDNLPRINARGGPMGRPGCWTVTRDIWPMPYMVMDTGASIAPYNHFGLGSPFASEYVWGRQDGENTINP; the protein is encoded by the coding sequence ATGACGAAACCACGGCCGCCACTGCAGCCGTTGCCGCCCGTCGCTGCGGGCCAGGTCCATGCGCCGCTCAACAAAGATCGCACCCCGCCGTACAAGATCGCCGGCCTGATCCTGGCTCTTGTCGCCGCCGCGGGGATGACGCTCACCTGGCTCCAGTTCCGGGGCACCTTCGACGGCAAGGCCCAGCTGTACGTGCTGGCCAGTCGCGCCGGCCTGTCGATGGACAACGGCTCGAAGGTCACCTACAACGGCGTGCCGATCGGCCGGCTGAAAGGCAGTGAGGTGGTGGCCGCGCCGGGCGAGAAGGCACAAGCCAAACTGATGCTCGACGTCGACCCGCGCTACCTCGCCGTGCTGCCGCGCAACGTGGACGTGAAGCTGCTCGCCACAACGGTATTCGGCAACAAGTACATCTCCATGACCTCGCCGCCGGACCCGGCGCCGCAGCGCCTCAAGCCTGGAGACACCGTGAACGCCGTCAGCGTCACCACGGAATTCAACACGCTGTTCGAGACCATCACTGCCATCTCCGAGCAGGTCGATCCGATAAAGCTGAACGCGACGCTGGCCGCCGCGGCCGAGGCCCTCGACGGCTTGGGCGACAAGTTCGGGCAGTCGCTGGTCAACGGCAACGTCATCCTGGCCGATCTCAACCAGCGCATGCCGTCCATCCGGCACGACAACCGCGCGCTGGCCGATCTCGCTGAGGTCTACGCCAATGCGTCCCCGGATTTGTGGGACGGCCTCAAGAACGCGGTGACCACCGAGCGCACCCTGAATGATCAGCGCGGCAACATCGATCAGGCGTTGATGGCGTCGGTCGGCTTCGGCAACACTGGCGGTGACATCTTCGAACGTGGCGGGCCGTACCTGGTGCGCGGCGCTCAAGATCTGATTCCCACGGCCCAGGTGCTGGACAAGTACAGCCCCGAGATCGATTGCGGGATAAGGGCTCTCCCGCGTGCGGTACAGGCGACGTCCTTCGCCGTGGGTGGCAACGGTTACTCGCTGATATCGCACACCGCGCTCGTCGGCTCGGCGAACCAGTACGTCTACCCAGACAATCTGCCGCGCATCAACGCCCGCGGCGGGCCCATGGGCCGGCCCGGTTGCTGGACCGTCACCCGGGACATCTGGCCCATGCCGTACATGGTGATGGACACCGGTGCCTCGATCGCGCCGTACAACCATTTCGGTCTCGGATCGCCGTTCGCATCTGAATACGTCTGGGGTCGTCAGGACGGTGAAAACACCATCAACCCGTGA
- a CDS encoding bile acid:sodium symporter family protein has product MTVADLAARGSNIAVVLFVVSSTLGVGLSLTPAQILAPLKDIRVVSLTLVANFVAAPLVALALWRLLDLDEPLGVGLLLCGLAAGAPFLIKLAEFAKADTGLSVGLMVLLMITTVVYVPIVLPIFLKGSAVDPLAIASSLVILMLIPLAIGLLWRKQAEASAARVRPAIGLLSTVSMVLVVILTIVANFREVLSVYGTRGILAAIVYTAICAGIGWALVFFSATARPVLALGTAQRNAAAAFVVAGQNFGDPRVTVMITVVLIAEFTMLIPFARFLARKA; this is encoded by the coding sequence GTGACGGTTGCCGATCTGGCGGCGCGCGGTTCCAACATCGCCGTCGTCCTGTTCGTGGTGTCCAGCACCCTGGGTGTGGGGCTGAGCCTGACCCCGGCCCAGATTCTGGCGCCACTCAAGGACATTCGGGTGGTGAGCCTGACCCTGGTCGCCAATTTCGTTGCGGCGCCGCTGGTTGCGCTCGCGCTGTGGCGGCTGCTCGACCTCGACGAGCCGCTGGGCGTGGGCCTGCTGCTGTGCGGACTGGCCGCGGGCGCACCGTTCCTGATCAAGCTCGCCGAGTTCGCCAAGGCCGACACCGGGTTGAGTGTCGGCCTGATGGTGCTGCTGATGATCACGACAGTGGTCTATGTGCCGATCGTGCTGCCGATCTTCCTCAAGGGGTCGGCGGTCGATCCGCTCGCGATCGCGTCCTCGCTGGTGATTCTCATGCTGATTCCCTTGGCGATCGGGCTGCTCTGGCGCAAGCAGGCTGAAGCGTCGGCAGCGCGCGTCAGGCCGGCCATCGGGTTGCTGAGCACCGTCAGCATGGTGCTGGTGGTCATCCTGACCATCGTCGCCAATTTCCGGGAGGTGCTGTCGGTGTACGGCACGCGGGGCATCCTGGCGGCCATCGTCTACACCGCAATCTGCGCCGGAATCGGCTGGGCCCTGGTGTTTTTCAGCGCCACCGCGCGGCCCGTGCTCGCGTTGGGCACCGCGCAACGCAATGCGGCGGCCGCCTTCGTGGTGGCCGGCCAGAACTTCGGCGATCCGCGCGTCACGGTGATGATCACGGTGGTGCTGATCGCCGAGTTCACGATGCTGATCCCGTTCGCCCGCTTCCTCGCTCGGAAGGCCTGA
- a CDS encoding AAA family ATPase has translation MAGEGWVAHIPTATYGPPRLGGAVIARPAITGLLSGSAAELVVVIAPAGYGKTTAVALWDDADTRQFAWVRLDHLDNDPAHLLLHLVTAVDQVAPVDPATFQYLRGAGRAVDTQLVPAAIAALESAGPIVLVLDDIHELTHEAAVSALRALVQLAPESTTLTLIGRTVPPLDLARRRLQGGVLEVGTEELKLSVTEAESALGSVGGPVGPTAALVVDRCEGWAAGVVMAAMALRDGSSADAITGRHRLVADYLVEEVLGRLDPAVEAFLVESAVLDHFTADDLNYVLQREDSADMLSAIHASGNLFLVSLDERGVEYRYHRLFADLLRARLRNRDPERFRALASRAAEHLERAGDIDGALLQALAADDPAHAAALVERDAVRLGFDGRAGTLERRLSLLDEHVFADHPDAAIARAWFGLTLGDADLIQRSLLLAAAADRGAPLADGAPSVKVAAALVGSLVGIGGVLEVVRHADTVCAAGDHLVNPWWGAAASVKGGALSMAGDAESARATLESSLPVLDDLPGFRAVALAHLALLDLDDGALQSAARRSAQARSIVDSRDLCDLVPIVLVYAVDGLVRSHRGDVAGARDAVRGTERLLDRLGDLAARTAALGHALTAATALEIDDPELCRRHLDAGLLAARREPDAASVHLRLARVRELLAAHAQHGPRPSLTAAELRLLPHLATHLSLQKIAGELHLGRETVKSQAKAIYRKLSVSSRAEAVAEAARLGLLDQP, from the coding sequence GTGGCAGGGGAAGGCTGGGTAGCGCACATCCCGACGGCCACCTACGGCCCGCCCCGGCTGGGCGGTGCGGTCATCGCGCGGCCGGCGATCACCGGATTGCTGTCCGGCTCGGCTGCGGAACTGGTGGTGGTCATCGCGCCCGCCGGATACGGCAAGACCACGGCGGTGGCGCTCTGGGATGACGCCGACACCCGGCAGTTCGCCTGGGTGCGGCTCGACCATCTCGACAACGACCCTGCTCACCTGCTGTTGCATCTGGTGACGGCCGTGGACCAGGTTGCCCCAGTCGATCCCGCGACGTTCCAGTACCTGCGCGGCGCCGGCCGGGCCGTCGATACCCAACTGGTTCCCGCGGCGATCGCGGCGCTGGAGTCCGCCGGGCCGATTGTGTTGGTGCTGGACGATATTCATGAGCTGACACACGAAGCGGCGGTGTCGGCCCTGCGCGCCCTGGTCCAACTCGCCCCGGAATCGACGACGCTGACATTGATCGGCCGCACTGTGCCGCCGCTCGATCTGGCGCGGCGCCGGCTGCAGGGCGGCGTGCTCGAGGTCGGTACCGAGGAGCTGAAACTCTCGGTGACAGAGGCGGAATCGGCCCTCGGCTCGGTGGGCGGACCGGTCGGTCCGACGGCCGCGCTCGTGGTCGACCGCTGCGAGGGCTGGGCAGCCGGCGTGGTGATGGCGGCCATGGCCTTGCGTGACGGTTCGTCTGCCGACGCGATCACCGGACGTCACCGCCTGGTCGCGGACTATCTGGTCGAAGAAGTACTGGGCCGGCTGGACCCGGCCGTCGAAGCATTCCTCGTGGAATCCGCGGTGCTCGACCACTTCACCGCCGACGATCTGAACTACGTTCTGCAGCGCGAAGATTCAGCTGACATGCTGAGCGCGATCCACGCCTCCGGCAACCTGTTCCTGGTCTCACTCGATGAGCGGGGCGTCGAATACCGCTACCACCGGCTGTTCGCCGACCTGCTTCGGGCGCGGCTGCGCAATCGCGATCCGGAGCGGTTCCGCGCCCTGGCGTCCCGGGCCGCGGAGCATCTCGAGCGGGCCGGCGACATCGACGGCGCCCTCTTGCAGGCGCTGGCGGCCGACGACCCGGCACACGCCGCGGCACTGGTGGAACGCGATGCCGTACGGCTCGGATTCGACGGCCGCGCAGGCACCTTGGAGCGCCGGCTGAGCCTGCTCGATGAGCATGTCTTCGCCGATCATCCCGATGCCGCGATCGCCCGGGCCTGGTTCGGGCTGACGCTGGGGGACGCCGACCTGATCCAGCGGTCCCTGTTGCTGGCCGCGGCCGCCGACCGTGGTGCGCCCTTGGCGGACGGTGCACCGTCGGTGAAAGTGGCTGCTGCCCTGGTCGGTTCACTCGTCGGCATCGGCGGGGTGCTCGAGGTGGTCCGGCATGCCGACACGGTCTGCGCCGCGGGCGATCACCTCGTGAACCCGTGGTGGGGCGCGGCGGCCTCGGTCAAGGGCGGTGCACTGTCGATGGCCGGTGACGCGGAAAGTGCCAGGGCGACACTGGAATCGTCGCTCCCGGTGCTCGACGACCTTCCCGGCTTCCGGGCCGTGGCGCTGGCACATCTGGCCCTGCTGGACCTCGACGACGGGGCCCTGCAGTCCGCGGCGCGGCGCAGCGCCCAGGCCCGCAGCATCGTCGACTCCCGCGACCTGTGCGACCTGGTGCCCATCGTCTTGGTGTACGCGGTGGACGGGTTGGTGCGGAGCCACCGCGGCGACGTCGCCGGGGCGCGAGATGCGGTGCGGGGCACCGAACGGCTGCTGGACCGGCTGGGCGACCTGGCGGCGCGCACGGCGGCACTGGGACATGCGCTGACGGCGGCTACCGCACTCGAGATCGACGACCCGGAACTGTGCCGGCGGCATCTCGACGCGGGGCTGTTGGCCGCCCGGCGGGAGCCCGATGCGGCGTCGGTGCACCTACGGTTGGCGCGCGTTCGGGAATTGCTTGCCGCACACGCGCAGCACGGGCCGCGGCCATCGCTGACCGCGGCCGAGCTGCGTCTGCTCCCGCACCTGGCGACCCACCTGTCCCTGCAGAAGATCGCCGGCGAACTGCACCTGGGGCGGGAAACCGTGAAGAGTCAGGCCAAGGCGATCTACCGCAAGCTGTCGGTGTCGTCGCGCGCCGAGGCCGTCGCCGAGGCGGCGCGCCTCGGTCTGCTCGACCAGCCCTGA
- a CDS encoding DUF1254 domain-containing protein yields MKFWVAGLAVVLMGAMTGCGQGTESPGSSSSTAAAGQDDVRAIAKDAYIYGFPMVDSYRIQYAYFVDKANPQYKGEWNKPHSIARVFTPEDTAIQTPNSDTPYTMLGADLRAEPLVLTVPPIEANRYFSLQFIDGYTFNFAYVGSRTTGNGGGKYLLAGPDWKGEKPAGISEVIRSDTQFAQVIYRTQLFDPADLENVKKIQAAYTVEPLSAFEHQPAKTAPPVDFAVPLSAEDEKTSPKFFETLNFVLKYAPVLPGEQDVRARFAKIGIGPEGDFDADTLSKEKLEAVKAGIADAWAEIDAFKKDKLATGQVTSAQLFGTREFLNGNYLYRMAAAVLGIYGNTAAEAIYPVVSVDSTGAPLTGADKYTLRFAPGQLPPVNSFWSLTMYKMPQSLLVANPINRYLINSPMLPNLIKDADGGITIYVQNQSPGADKEANWLPAPEGPFQVIMRLYWPKEEALNGTWQAPKAVKS; encoded by the coding sequence ATGAAGTTCTGGGTTGCGGGATTGGCCGTCGTGCTGATGGGCGCGATGACCGGCTGTGGGCAGGGGACGGAATCGCCGGGCAGCAGCTCGTCGACGGCCGCCGCCGGCCAGGACGACGTCCGCGCGATCGCGAAAGACGCCTACATCTACGGCTTTCCGATGGTCGACTCCTACCGCATCCAGTACGCGTACTTCGTCGACAAGGCCAACCCGCAGTACAAGGGCGAGTGGAACAAGCCCCACAGCATCGCCCGGGTGTTCACGCCCGAGGACACGGCGATCCAGACGCCCAACTCCGACACGCCGTACACCATGCTCGGGGCCGACCTGCGCGCCGAACCGCTGGTCCTGACCGTCCCGCCCATCGAGGCGAACCGGTACTTCTCGCTGCAGTTCATCGACGGCTATACCTTCAACTTCGCCTACGTCGGCAGCCGGACCACCGGCAACGGCGGCGGGAAATACCTTCTGGCAGGCCCGGATTGGAAGGGTGAAAAGCCGGCCGGTATCAGCGAGGTGATCCGCTCGGACACCCAGTTCGCGCAGGTCATCTACCGCACCCAGTTGTTCGACCCGGCAGACCTGGAGAACGTCAAGAAGATTCAAGCCGCTTACACCGTCGAGCCGCTGTCGGCCTTCGAACACCAGCCCGCAAAGACCGCTCCGCCAGTCGATTTCGCCGTGCCGCTATCGGCCGAGGACGAGAAGACCTCGCCCAAGTTCTTCGAGACCCTCAACTTCGTGCTGAAGTACGCGCCGGTGCTGCCGGGCGAGCAGGACGTCCGTGCGCGTTTCGCCAAGATCGGCATCGGCCCCGAGGGTGACTTCGATGCCGACACGTTGAGCAAGGAAAAGCTGGAAGCAGTGAAGGCCGGTATCGCCGACGCATGGGCTGAAATCGATGCCTTCAAGAAGGACAAGCTCGCCACCGGACAGGTGACATCGGCCCAGCTGTTCGGCACGCGTGAATTCCTCAACGGCAACTACCTCTACCGGATGGCGGCCGCGGTGCTGGGTATCTACGGCAACACGGCCGCCGAAGCCATCTACCCGGTGGTGTCGGTCGATTCGACCGGCGCTCCGCTGACCGGTGCCGACAAGTACACGCTGCGCTTCGCGCCGGGGCAGCTGCCGCCGGTGAACTCGTTCTGGTCGCTGACCATGTACAAGATGCCGCAGAGCCTGCTGGTGGCCAACCCGATCAACCGCTACCTGATCAACTCGCCGATGCTGCCCAACCTGATCAAGGATGCTGATGGTGGCATCACGATCTACGTACAGAACCAGTCACCGGGAGCGGACAAGGAAGCCAACTGGCTGCCGGCCCCGGAAGGCCCGTTCCAGGTGATCATGCGGCTGTACTGGCCGAAGGAAGAGGCGCTCAACGGCACCTGGCAGGCGCCAAAGGCGGTCAAGAGCTAG
- a CDS encoding Dyp-type peroxidase yields the protein MLTGTPHLTGRYEFLSFDTPEAGQAWLAEMVPLVQSATDVRKTVNIFKRWVNLAFTWNGLRALGLDEQTLASFPAEFREGMAARADILGDTGAAAPEHWTGGLAGDDLHAIVILFARDEDERVRCVGEHDALLARCPGVRSLSHLDLAATAPFEYDHDHFGYRDPVSQPQMTGSGETLIPGAGGALAPGEFLLGYPDEEGLVSNQPALEVLSRNGSYMAYRRLEEHVGTFRDYLKQNAEDAQGQELLAAKFMGRWRSGAPLVLAPEHDDPTLGADPMRNNDFDYATMDPHGYKCPVGSHARRLNPRDTEPNPNRRRMIRRSGTYGPALPEGAADDGVERGVGMFLICASLVRQFEFAQNVWINDTAFQELGNEHDPICGTQDGTLDFTIPKRPIRKVHKGLPAFTTLRGGAYFFLPGLTALRYLSTLGQQGAS from the coding sequence ATGCTGACCGGGACACCCCACCTCACCGGTCGGTACGAGTTTCTGTCATTCGACACCCCCGAAGCCGGGCAGGCCTGGCTGGCCGAGATGGTTCCGCTCGTACAGTCGGCCACCGATGTCCGCAAGACCGTCAACATCTTCAAGCGGTGGGTGAACCTCGCGTTCACCTGGAACGGCTTGCGTGCGTTGGGACTTGACGAGCAGACGCTGGCCAGCTTCCCGGCCGAGTTCCGCGAGGGCATGGCCGCCCGCGCCGACATCCTGGGTGATACCGGCGCGGCCGCGCCGGAGCACTGGACGGGTGGGCTCGCGGGCGACGACCTGCATGCCATCGTCATCCTGTTCGCCCGGGACGAGGACGAACGGGTGCGGTGCGTCGGCGAGCACGACGCGCTGTTGGCCCGGTGCCCCGGCGTGCGGTCGCTGTCGCATCTCGATCTGGCGGCCACCGCGCCGTTCGAGTACGACCACGATCACTTCGGCTACCGCGACCCGGTATCGCAGCCGCAGATGACCGGTTCCGGCGAGACGCTGATCCCCGGCGCCGGCGGGGCGCTGGCCCCGGGCGAGTTCCTCCTCGGCTATCCGGACGAGGAGGGCTTGGTCTCGAATCAGCCTGCCCTCGAGGTCCTTTCACGCAACGGCAGTTATATGGCGTACCGCCGACTGGAGGAACATGTCGGGACCTTCCGCGACTACCTGAAGCAGAATGCCGAGGACGCCCAAGGCCAGGAACTGCTGGCCGCCAAGTTCATGGGCCGGTGGCGCAGCGGCGCGCCGCTGGTCCTGGCGCCCGAGCACGACGACCCGACACTCGGCGCGGATCCGATGCGCAACAACGATTTCGACTACGCGACAATGGATCCGCACGGCTACAAGTGCCCGGTCGGCTCGCACGCCCGTCGGCTCAACCCACGTGACACCGAACCGAATCCCAATCGGCGCAGGATGATCCGGCGCAGCGGCACCTACGGCCCGGCGCTCCCCGAAGGCGCCGCCGACGACGGTGTCGAGCGCGGTGTCGGGATGTTCCTGATCTGCGCGAGCCTGGTGCGGCAATTCGAGTTCGCCCAGAACGTGTGGATCAACGACACAGCGTTCCAGGAGCTCGGCAACGAACACGACCCCATCTGCGGCACCCAGGACGGCACGCTCGACTTCACCATCCCCAAGCGGCCGATCCGCAAGGTGCACAAAGGGTTACCGGCATTCACCACGCTGCGCGGCGGGGCATATTTCTTCCTACCCGGCCTGACCGCACTGCGTTACCTGTCAACACTCGGACAGCAAGGAGCATCATGA
- a CDS encoding glycosyltransferase family 2 protein, whose amino-acid sequence MISVVIPCRDGAGVLAKQLDAVLAQETSTEFEIVVADNGSTDGTADLVRSYSDPRVRVVDAGRAPGANVARNIGITASKGEYILLTDADDVVHAGWIEAYHRAFIGGAQAVGGGLDRILADGTLLARERRLYPALGRKDVFANGTNCGFTRELFHRVHGFDEWFKGGADEVDFFWRVAEAGFMLELVPDAVVSKVQRTDLKAAFVQYRNFGRGEARVLDKFRPWWLGPAVVGAAFQSLVWGVAWLSGVGRRKTTCALAWNLGALQEAVQLLRVRAVGRA is encoded by the coding sequence ATGATCTCCGTCGTCATCCCGTGCCGGGACGGTGCCGGCGTGCTCGCCAAACAACTGGATGCCGTACTGGCGCAGGAGACCAGTACCGAGTTCGAGATCGTCGTCGCCGACAACGGGTCGACGGACGGCACCGCCGATTTGGTGCGCTCCTACTCGGATCCGCGTGTGCGCGTCGTGGATGCCGGTCGGGCACCGGGCGCCAATGTCGCTCGCAACATTGGAATTACCGCGTCCAAGGGTGAGTACATTCTGCTCACCGATGCCGACGATGTGGTCCACGCGGGATGGATCGAGGCGTATCACCGGGCCTTCATAGGAGGAGCGCAGGCCGTCGGCGGTGGACTTGATCGCATCCTCGCAGACGGCACGCTGCTGGCTCGGGAACGTCGGCTCTATCCGGCGCTGGGCCGCAAGGATGTGTTCGCGAATGGAACGAACTGCGGGTTCACGCGCGAGCTGTTCCACCGGGTGCACGGCTTCGATGAATGGTTCAAAGGCGGCGCTGACGAAGTCGACTTCTTTTGGCGGGTAGCCGAAGCCGGGTTCATGTTGGAGTTGGTGCCGGATGCTGTGGTGAGCAAGGTGCAGCGCACCGATCTGAAGGCGGCGTTCGTTCAGTATCGGAATTTCGGCCGCGGTGAAGCACGCGTCCTCGACAAGTTCCGTCCATGGTGGCTGGGTCCCGCTGTCGTGGGGGCTGCATTTCAGTCGCTCGTATGGGGTGTGGCGTGGTTGTCCGGTGTCGGCCGCAGGAAGACGACATGCGCCCTGGCGTGGAACCTTGGTGCGCTGCAGGAAGCAGTACAGCTGCTGCGCGTACGTGCTGTCGGCCGAGCCTAG
- a CDS encoding STAS domain-containing protein, whose protein sequence is MLEVSGRDGRPNDSRWREPVTEPLHISAPLYGGGGEYTLVCTGVLDSLSYRTLRDRVVKAALDEPRVVIVDVNELRVPEASAWSVFTSARWHVSTWPDVPILLVCADDAVRAVIRGRGVTRYVPVFPTLKDATQTMGSERPRRRRRARADLPPHVSSIIDAQRLVDGWLSGWSCPAMVPVTAAIATALVENVLRHTDSSPTLRVEYDGQVVTVAVEDASPALAQRKEDAAHGADQVSGLAVVAALARVWGNLPNPAGKTVWAAVGPENVL, encoded by the coding sequence ATGCTGGAAGTGAGTGGGCGTGATGGCCGACCGAACGACTCACGGTGGCGGGAGCCGGTGACTGAACCGCTGCATATCAGCGCACCTCTCTACGGCGGGGGTGGCGAGTACACATTGGTCTGCACCGGCGTGCTCGACAGTCTGTCGTATCGCACATTGCGTGACAGGGTGGTCAAGGCGGCGCTCGACGAACCCCGGGTGGTGATCGTCGATGTCAACGAGTTGCGGGTGCCGGAAGCATCCGCGTGGTCGGTCTTCACCAGTGCCCGTTGGCATGTCAGCACCTGGCCCGACGTGCCGATCCTGCTGGTGTGCGCCGACGATGCGGTCCGGGCCGTCATCCGTGGCCGCGGCGTCACACGCTATGTGCCGGTGTTCCCCACGCTGAAGGACGCGACGCAGACGATGGGCAGCGAACGTCCCCGCCGGCGACGACGGGCACGGGCGGACCTGCCGCCCCATGTCAGCAGCATCATCGACGCACAACGATTGGTCGACGGCTGGTTGTCCGGCTGGTCGTGCCCGGCCATGGTCCCGGTGACGGCTGCGATCGCCACGGCGTTGGTCGAAAACGTGTTGCGGCACACCGATTCTTCGCCCACGCTGCGGGTGGAGTACGACGGCCAGGTGGTCACCGTTGCCGTCGAGGACGCCAGTCCCGCACTGGCACAGCGCAAGGAGGACGCCGCGCACGGCGCTGACCAGGTATCGGGTCTGGCGGTGGTGGCTGCGCTGGCGCGAGTGTGGGGAAACCTGCCGAACCCGGCGGGCAAGACCGTGTGGGCCGCCGTGGGTCCGGAGAACGTGCTCTAG